The Pseudomonas parafulva genome includes a window with the following:
- a CDS encoding carboxymuconolactone decarboxylase family protein, with protein sequence MSSRITLHDLQTAPEAAKPFLENAQKNSGFIPNLLRVLANAPAALETYVTVSALNGKSELTLAEREVVQLIAATQHGCDFCVAGHTAVALNKAKLPHEVVDALRARGELPDARYETLAAFAREVIATRGDVSPATYQAFRDAGFTEGNALEVILGVSLATLCNFANVFAQTPLNDELGKYRWQQPSA encoded by the coding sequence ATGTCCTCGCGCATTACCCTACACGACCTGCAGACCGCACCAGAGGCGGCCAAGCCGTTCCTCGAAAACGCCCAGAAGAACTCGGGCTTCATCCCCAACCTGCTGCGTGTCCTGGCCAACGCCCCAGCCGCGCTGGAAACCTATGTCACCGTTTCGGCGTTGAACGGCAAGTCCGAGCTGACCTTGGCCGAGCGCGAAGTGGTGCAGTTGATCGCCGCCACCCAGCACGGTTGCGACTTCTGCGTGGCGGGCCACACGGCGGTGGCCCTGAACAAAGCCAAGCTGCCCCACGAAGTGGTCGACGCCCTGCGCGCGCGCGGCGAGCTTCCCGACGCGCGATACGAAACCCTGGCGGCGTTTGCCCGCGAAGTCATCGCCACCCGCGGCGATGTGAGCCCGGCCACTTATCAGGCTTTTCGCGACGCGGGCTTCACCGAGGGCAATGCGCTGGAAGTGATTCTGGGTGTCAGCCTCGCAACCCTGTGCAACTTTGCTAATGTGTTCGCCCAGACGCCGCTCAACGATGAGCTGGGTAAGTATCGCTGGCAACAGCCGTCTGCGTAG
- a CDS encoding ABC transporter permease, whose amino-acid sequence MRKHVVHASLGLAGLLGLLLVWWAGVAAFGQPDGLSARFSPSATFTSLIELLGQGEVYGHIWVSLKRILIGLLLALLIGVPLGLLVGSYRHLEAATTPAFQFLRMISPLSWMPVVVMLMGVGDQPIYFLLAFAALWPILLNTAAGVRQLDPRWLQLSRSLSATRWETLCKVIVPGVIGHVLTGVRLAIGILWIVLVPCEMLGVSAGLGYFILDTRDRLAYSELMAMVLLIGVLGFALDALARGLHRRWVHA is encoded by the coding sequence ATGCGCAAGCATGTGGTGCATGCCAGCCTGGGGCTGGCCGGGTTGCTGGGGTTGCTGCTGGTCTGGTGGGCAGGGGTGGCAGCCTTCGGCCAGCCCGATGGCCTGTCGGCACGCTTCTCGCCCTCGGCCACCTTTACCAGCCTGATCGAGCTGCTTGGGCAAGGCGAGGTGTACGGACATATCTGGGTCAGCCTCAAACGCATCCTGATCGGTTTGCTGCTGGCGCTGCTGATCGGTGTGCCCCTTGGGCTGCTGGTGGGCAGCTACCGGCACCTGGAGGCGGCGACTACCCCTGCGTTCCAGTTCCTGCGCATGATCTCGCCGCTGTCGTGGATGCCGGTCGTGGTGATGCTGATGGGGGTGGGCGATCAGCCCATCTACTTCCTGCTGGCGTTCGCTGCGCTGTGGCCGATCCTGCTCAATACCGCTGCCGGGGTGCGGCAACTGGACCCGCGCTGGCTGCAGCTCAGCCGAAGCCTGAGCGCCACCCGTTGGGAAACCCTGTGCAAGGTGATTGTCCCCGGCGTGATCGGGCACGTGCTCACAGGGGTACGGCTGGCCATCGGCATTTTGTGGATCGTGCTGGTGCCCTGCGAGATGCTCGGGGTGAGCGCAGGCTTGGGATACTTCATTCTCGATACACGCGACCGCCTGGCCTATTCCGAGCTGATGGCCATGGTGCTGCTGATCGGGGTGCTGGGCTTTGCCCTGGATGCGCTGGCCCGCGGCCTGCATCGACGTTGGGTGCATGCCTGA
- a CDS encoding TIGR04211 family SH3 domain-containing protein, with amino-acid sequence MPDSRPTAFALTALRGGLLASALALVTPAHAEAPASDARWVSDSLSTYVRSGPTDGHRIVGTLKSGQPLTLIGTQGNYSQVRGQNGDVVWILSSDLQSVPGQNERLPQLDAQVAELTGQLKTIDDSWKNRVQGMQETLDSRKQLVDELQARNKDLNEQLDQSQSNLRDAQARLGDENKQVMMRYMVYGGSIAGAGLLVGLILPALTRGRKKNDRWF; translated from the coding sequence ATGCCCGACTCCCGCCCAACTGCCTTTGCCCTCACTGCCCTGCGCGGCGGTCTGCTTGCCAGCGCGCTGGCGCTTGTCACGCCCGCGCACGCCGAGGCGCCAGCCAGCGATGCACGCTGGGTCAGTGACAGCCTCAGCACCTACGTACGCAGTGGCCCGACCGACGGCCACCGTATCGTCGGTACGCTAAAGTCCGGGCAGCCACTGACGCTAATCGGTACACAGGGCAACTACAGTCAGGTTCGTGGACAAAACGGTGATGTGGTGTGGATCCTTTCCAGTGACCTGCAATCAGTGCCTGGTCAGAATGAGCGCCTGCCTCAGCTCGATGCTCAGGTGGCCGAGCTGACAGGGCAATTGAAGACCATCGATGACAGCTGGAAAAACCGGGTGCAGGGTATGCAGGAAACCCTGGATTCGCGCAAGCAACTGGTCGATGAACTCCAGGCGCGCAACAAGGACTTGAACGAGCAGCTGGACCAGAGCCAATCGAACCTTCGCGACGCTCAAGCGCGCCTGGGTGACGAGAACAAGCAGGTGATGATGCGCTACATGGTGTATGGCGGCAGCATCGCAGGGGCCGGTTTGTTGGTGGGCCTCATCCTGCCGGCCTTGACCCGTGGGCGGAAAAAGAACGATCGCTGGTTCTAG
- a CDS encoding LysR family transcriptional regulator: MREISLDRLRTLVVISQLGSFAAAARQLNLAPPTISLHVAELESRVGATLLTRTRGQVRPTVIGETLLVRARRLLTDAEMALDEVRNQVQGLTGRVRLGASTGAIAHLLPEALEHLRSEHPGIDVQVQVLTSQASLVQLREGLLDIGLVALPQVAGKGLAVTAWRRDPILAYMPADWQPPAAVTPKWLAERPLILNDSSTQLSRVCTEWFATAGLHPQPRIELNYNDAIKRLVGAGYGATLLPQEGEAMEADPRLVCRPLRPGLWRQLGIACRDARQERATTFVLQALERLGQ, encoded by the coding sequence GTGCGTGAAATCAGCCTTGACCGCCTGCGTACGCTGGTGGTGATCAGCCAGCTTGGGTCTTTTGCGGCGGCAGCCCGTCAGCTCAATCTGGCACCCCCCACCATTAGCCTGCATGTGGCCGAGCTGGAGTCGCGGGTGGGCGCCACGCTGCTGACCCGCACACGCGGCCAAGTTCGGCCGACAGTCATCGGCGAAACCCTGCTGGTGCGCGCCAGACGCCTGCTTACCGATGCCGAAATGGCTCTGGATGAGGTGCGCAATCAAGTGCAAGGCCTGACAGGCCGCGTGCGGCTGGGCGCATCAACCGGGGCCATCGCGCACCTGCTGCCCGAGGCGCTTGAGCACCTGCGCAGTGAACACCCTGGCATCGACGTGCAGGTGCAAGTGCTCACTTCACAAGCGTCCCTGGTGCAGCTGCGTGAAGGGCTGCTGGATATTGGCCTGGTAGCGTTGCCACAAGTGGCGGGCAAGGGCCTGGCGGTCACCGCTTGGCGGCGAGACCCCATCCTGGCCTACATGCCGGCTGACTGGCAGCCGCCGGCAGCTGTCACCCCCAAGTGGCTGGCCGAGCGGCCTTTGATTCTCAATGACAGCAGCACGCAATTGTCGCGGGTCTGCACCGAATGGTTCGCAACGGCCGGGCTGCACCCACAGCCGCGCATCGAGTTGAACTACAACGACGCGATCAAGCGCCTAGTGGGCGCTGGGTACGGTGCAACGTTGCTGCCGCAGGAAGGTGAAGCGATGGAGGCGGACCCGCGTCTGGTCTGTCGACCCTTGCGGCCTGGGTTGTGGCGGCAGTTGGGGATCGCCTGCCGGGACGCCAGGCAGGAGAGGGCTACTACCTTTGTGCTCCAGGCACTAGAGCGGCTTGGTCAGTAG
- a CDS encoding ABC transporter ATP-binding protein: protein MTHVVLQAKDISLGYPRAEGWQQVLARFDLQLAPGEVVSILGPSGVGKSSLLRVLAGLQQPQGGHVMLHGQPLQGPHPRLAVAFQDPSLLPWLSLEKNVAFGLDFARQPTLAADERRARVDHAIAAVGLDHARNQYPAQLSGGMAQRTALARCLARQPEVLLLDEPFGALDEVTRADMQQLLLQLIATHNTAAVLITHDIDEALLLSDRVLLLGDHPAHTLGQWLVDLPQPRTQQVEALGALRIEILKTLRRGSRTVEPQPTPLPSEAVHVHG from the coding sequence ATGACCCACGTTGTGCTACAAGCCAAGGACATCAGCCTGGGCTACCCCCGTGCCGAGGGCTGGCAGCAGGTACTGGCCCGGTTCGACCTGCAACTGGCCCCAGGCGAGGTGGTGAGCATCCTGGGCCCCAGCGGTGTCGGCAAGTCCAGCCTGCTGCGCGTGCTTGCGGGCCTTCAGCAACCCCAAGGCGGGCACGTAATGTTGCACGGCCAGCCGCTGCAGGGCCCGCATCCGCGCCTGGCGGTGGCCTTTCAGGACCCAAGCCTGCTGCCTTGGCTGAGCCTGGAGAAGAATGTCGCCTTCGGCCTGGACTTCGCCCGCCAGCCAACGCTTGCCGCAGACGAGCGTCGGGCACGCGTCGACCATGCCATTGCTGCCGTAGGCCTGGACCATGCACGCAACCAGTATCCGGCCCAGCTCTCCGGCGGCATGGCCCAGCGCACGGCATTGGCCCGTTGCCTGGCGCGCCAGCCAGAAGTGCTGCTGCTCGACGAGCCGTTCGGCGCGCTGGACGAGGTGACCCGCGCCGACATGCAGCAACTGCTGCTGCAATTGATCGCCACGCACAACACCGCGGCGGTCCTGATTACACATGACATCGACGAAGCCCTGCTGTTGTCCGACCGCGTATTGCTACTGGGCGACCACCCAGCGCACACGCTCGGGCAATGGCTCGTCGACCTGCCGCAACCCCGGACGCAGCAGGTCGAGGCATTGGGCGCCTTGCGCATCGAGATTCTCAAAACCCTTCGGCGGGGAAGCCGCACAGTCGAACCCCAACCCACCCCCTTGCCCTCGGAGGCTGTCCATGTGCATGGATGA
- a CDS encoding AraC family transcriptional regulator: MISSSHLVERLLESLELDASLFHVGRYCGGWHASTHGMGHASFHLVVQGGCWLHAETLEQPVRLERGDAVFLLRDVSYRLASEADAAQACAQPRQPMQPLDAEASDGVGLVCGFFHFSSGLSALIIDAMSDLIILRAEDPAGSAARALFDLILEECRRANGPSQVLLERLTHLLFLYALRQQVHGAQPLGGLIALARQPVFADLLEQLIKAPGAIWTLERMAACTGLSRSAFFKRFSELAGQSPGQVLLALRMRHASQLLRAGHTVEQVGAQAGYQSVAAFTRAFAKAVGVQPGAYRRQQSGR, encoded by the coding sequence ATGATTTCGTCCAGCCATCTCGTCGAGCGGTTATTAGAAAGCCTCGAGCTAGACGCCAGCCTGTTTCATGTCGGCCGTTACTGTGGAGGCTGGCACGCCAGCACCCACGGCATGGGCCACGCCAGTTTTCACCTGGTCGTGCAAGGCGGCTGTTGGCTGCACGCAGAGACCCTCGAGCAGCCGGTGCGCCTGGAGCGCGGCGATGCCGTGTTCCTGCTGCGTGATGTGAGCTACCGGCTTGCCAGCGAAGCCGATGCCGCGCAGGCCTGCGCCCAACCGCGCCAGCCCATGCAGCCCCTTGATGCCGAGGCGAGCGATGGGGTGGGCCTGGTCTGTGGGTTCTTCCATTTCAGCAGCGGCCTTTCGGCGCTGATCATCGACGCAATGTCCGATCTGATCATCCTGCGCGCCGAGGATCCCGCAGGTAGCGCTGCACGCGCCTTGTTCGATCTGATTCTGGAAGAATGCCGGCGCGCCAACGGGCCCTCTCAAGTCTTGCTGGAGCGACTGACGCACCTGTTGTTCCTGTATGCCCTGCGCCAACAGGTGCATGGCGCTCAGCCGCTGGGTGGGCTGATCGCCCTTGCCCGCCAGCCAGTGTTTGCGGACTTGCTCGAACAGTTGATCAAGGCGCCTGGGGCCATCTGGACGCTGGAACGCATGGCGGCGTGCACGGGTTTGTCGCGGTCGGCGTTCTTCAAGCGTTTCAGCGAGCTGGCCGGGCAGTCACCCGGCCAAGTGCTGTTGGCACTGCGCATGCGCCATGCCAGCCAGTTGCTGCGCGCCGGCCATACGGTCGAACAGGTAGGTGCTCAGGCGGGGTATCAATCGGTAGCGGCGTTCACACGTGCCTTCGCCAAGGCCGTAGGCGTGCAACCGGGGGCGTATCGGCGTCAGCAAAGTGGACGGTGA
- the argC gene encoding N-acetyl-gamma-glutamyl-phosphate reductase, whose protein sequence is MHLPLVFIDGDQGTTGLQIHARLHARTDLRLLTLADTQRKDLRYRSEAINRADIAILCLPDDAAREAVSAIHNPGVRVIDASSAHRTAPGWTYGFAELNRDQAAHIGQSTRVSNPGCYPTGAIALLGPLIAAGLIPADYPLAIHAISGYSGGGRAAVQRHEQQDGSAASALLMYGLDLAHKHVPEIQAHAGLSARPMFMPAYGAYRQGIVLSIALHLRLLPSQVSAQQLQACLEQHYQGARHVKVMPLQTQGTAERLDPQALNGTDDLRLGLYANPSQGQVLLTAVFDNLGKGAAGAAVQNLDLMIDAMRAHGDNGKNG, encoded by the coding sequence ATGCATCTACCTCTTGTTTTCATCGATGGCGATCAAGGCACTACCGGGCTGCAAATCCATGCCCGCCTGCACGCTCGCACGGACCTGCGCCTGCTGACACTTGCCGACACGCAGCGCAAGGACCTCAGGTACCGCAGCGAGGCCATCAACCGTGCCGACATCGCCATACTTTGCCTGCCCGATGACGCTGCACGCGAAGCGGTGAGCGCGATCCACAACCCCGGTGTACGGGTGATCGATGCCAGCTCCGCCCACCGCACCGCGCCAGGTTGGACCTACGGTTTCGCCGAATTGAATCGGGACCAGGCTGCGCATATCGGCCAAAGTACCCGGGTCAGTAACCCTGGCTGCTACCCGACGGGCGCGATCGCATTGCTCGGCCCCCTGATCGCGGCAGGCTTGATACCTGCCGACTACCCGCTGGCCATCCATGCCATCTCGGGCTATTCCGGCGGCGGGCGCGCAGCGGTGCAGCGGCACGAGCAGCAGGACGGTAGCGCCGCCTCGGCCTTGCTCATGTACGGGCTGGACCTGGCGCACAAGCATGTGCCCGAGATTCAGGCCCACGCCGGTCTATCTGCCCGCCCCATGTTCATGCCCGCCTACGGCGCCTACCGCCAGGGCATCGTCCTCAGCATCGCCCTGCACCTGCGCTTGCTGCCCAGCCAGGTCAGCGCGCAGCAGTTGCAGGCGTGTCTGGAGCAGCACTACCAAGGCGCCCGCCACGTGAAGGTGATGCCGCTGCAAACCCAGGGCACAGCCGAGCGCCTCGATCCGCAGGCGCTCAACGGGACCGATGATCTGCGCCTGGGCCTGTACGCCAACCCCTCGCAAGGCCAAGTGCTGTTGACCGCCGTCTTCGATAACCTGGGCAAAGGGGCTGCCGGGGCTGCCGTGCAGAACCTGGACTTGATGATCGACGCCATGCGCGCCCACGGCGATAACGGCAAAAACGGGTAG
- a CDS encoding BCCT family transporter, with protein MAKEHSAETPDLGVTDPSKTDEARQDRRLEGKLDWVVFGLTSLLAIAFVLWGFLNQVNLASSASSAQSWVILNFGWFFVLTSTVFVVFVLWLAASRYGRVPLGRDGELPEFRTVSWVAMMFSAGMGIGLMFFGVAEPLSHYVSPPPGSTTGQSSEAMQVAMATTLFHWTLHPWAMYAIVGLAIAYGTFRRGRSQLISAAFRPLIGKHANGPLGRLIDMMAIFATLFGSAASLGLGALQIAGGLEYNGWIEHPGKLFYIALITVLTIAFVTSAVSGIGKGIQWLSNTNMVLALMLAVFVFLVGPTLLMLNLLPTSIGIYIKMLPEMMARTNASGGEPMNAWLAGWTVFYWAWWISWTPFVGMFIARISRGRTIRQFVTGVLLVPSLVSLVWFTIFGGAAIDALREGAFVLADGAVNSNHALYQLLASYPLASATSVLVMILVGIFFVSGADAASLVMGTLSEHGTTSPSRRTVIFWGALTGTVAAIMLAIGDPSAPDKALTGLQNLTIVVALPFVLVMVLLCLALYRDLRKDPMMLRHLRGTELIEKAVLYGAVKHGEEFYIVVQEKKASVKAVATKELTES; from the coding sequence ATGGCAAAGGAACACTCCGCAGAGACACCCGATCTTGGCGTGACCGACCCCTCCAAAACCGACGAAGCCCGACAGGACCGGCGCCTGGAGGGCAAGCTCGACTGGGTCGTATTCGGCTTGACCAGCCTGTTGGCCATCGCGTTCGTGCTGTGGGGTTTCCTCAACCAAGTCAATTTGGCCAGTAGCGCGTCCAGTGCGCAGTCGTGGGTCATTCTCAACTTCGGCTGGTTCTTCGTACTGACCTCCACTGTGTTCGTCGTGTTCGTGCTGTGGCTGGCTGCCAGTCGATATGGTCGCGTACCGCTGGGCCGGGATGGAGAACTACCTGAGTTTCGAACGGTGTCGTGGGTGGCGATGATGTTCAGTGCCGGCATGGGGATCGGTCTGATGTTCTTCGGCGTGGCCGAGCCGTTGTCGCACTACGTTTCCCCGCCGCCGGGCTCGACCACTGGCCAGTCGAGCGAAGCGATGCAGGTGGCCATGGCCACCACCCTGTTTCACTGGACGCTGCACCCTTGGGCGATGTATGCCATCGTCGGGCTCGCCATCGCTTACGGCACCTTCAGGCGCGGCCGCTCCCAACTGATATCCGCAGCTTTCAGGCCCTTGATCGGCAAGCATGCCAATGGCCCGCTCGGCCGTCTGATCGACATGATGGCAATCTTTGCCACGCTGTTCGGCTCGGCCGCCTCGTTGGGGCTTGGTGCGCTGCAAATTGCAGGCGGCCTCGAATACAACGGCTGGATCGAGCACCCCGGCAAGCTGTTCTACATCGCACTGATCACCGTGCTGACCATTGCCTTCGTCACCTCGGCCGTATCGGGCATCGGCAAGGGTATCCAGTGGCTGTCCAATACCAACATGGTGCTCGCACTGATGCTCGCCGTGTTCGTGTTCCTGGTCGGGCCTACCTTGCTGATGCTGAACCTGCTGCCGACATCGATCGGCATCTACATCAAGATGCTGCCGGAAATGATGGCGCGGACCAATGCAAGCGGCGGCGAACCCATGAACGCCTGGCTGGCCGGCTGGACGGTGTTCTATTGGGCGTGGTGGATTTCCTGGACGCCTTTCGTTGGCATGTTCATCGCCCGTATCAGCCGGGGGCGCACCATTCGCCAGTTCGTCACCGGGGTGTTGCTGGTGCCGAGCCTGGTCAGCCTGGTGTGGTTCACCATCTTCGGCGGGGCGGCCATCGATGCCTTGCGCGAAGGCGCCTTCGTACTGGCGGATGGTGCGGTCAACAGCAACCATGCGCTGTACCAATTGCTCGCCAGTTACCCGTTGGCCTCTGCCACGTCGGTCCTGGTGATGATCCTGGTCGGTATCTTCTTCGTCTCCGGTGCCGACGCGGCGTCACTGGTCATGGGGACGCTGTCCGAACATGGCACCACTTCCCCTTCGCGGCGCACGGTGATTTTCTGGGGAGCGCTCACCGGCACGGTCGCAGCCATCATGCTGGCCATCGGTGACCCCAGCGCGCCAGACAAAGCCCTGACCGGGCTGCAGAACCTGACCATCGTAGTGGCCCTGCCCTTCGTACTGGTCATGGTGCTGCTGTGCCTGGCGCTTTATCGCGACCTGCGCAAGGACCCCATGATGCTGCGCCATCTTCGCGGAACCGAGCTGATCGAAAAGGCCGTGTTGTATGGCGCAGTCAAGCATGGCGAAGAGTTCTACATCGTCGTTCAGGAGAAGAAAGCCTCGGTGAAAGCGGTTGCAACCAAGGAGCTGACCGAATCGTGA
- a CDS encoding GNAT family N-acetyltransferase: MYILSRLSSVPPESFQNQIRELVIHEVGELSSVAITPDNPLYPLYQYGVGMEVHQYLQALDGTRGLRVALTLALDADAPDQLLGFALALPADNDDQACALAYLAVAPTHRRQGIARALLADLQAQYRYIELNAFAHQVPWFEVMGMQAVSANGPQVLMSSTGQGGDALIGRLDIAPIYQTTEVMQIHTYLLNQHGEDAMIEAEQRRDERLDELALQAQACVQQRLTVH, encoded by the coding sequence ATGTACATCCTGAGCCGCCTGTCCAGCGTGCCACCCGAGTCGTTCCAGAACCAGATCCGTGAACTGGTCATCCACGAAGTGGGTGAGCTGAGCAGTGTCGCCATTACGCCTGATAACCCGTTGTACCCCTTGTACCAGTACGGTGTAGGCATGGAGGTGCACCAGTATCTGCAAGCACTCGATGGTACCCGCGGGCTGCGCGTTGCCCTGACTCTGGCACTCGATGCCGATGCCCCGGACCAGTTACTGGGCTTTGCTCTGGCATTGCCAGCCGACAACGACGACCAGGCCTGTGCCCTGGCATATCTCGCTGTAGCGCCCACGCACCGCCGCCAGGGGATCGCGCGCGCCTTGCTGGCCGACCTGCAGGCTCAGTACCGCTACATTGAACTGAATGCCTTTGCCCACCAGGTGCCGTGGTTCGAAGTCATGGGCATGCAAGCGGTCTCGGCCAACGGCCCACAGGTACTGATGAGCAGTACCGGTCAAGGCGGTGATGCCCTGATCGGGCGCTTGGACATCGCGCCTATCTACCAGACGACCGAAGTCATGCAAATCCACACCTATCTGCTGAACCAGCACGGCGAAGACGCCATGATTGAGGCCGAACAGCGTCGGGACGAGCGTCTGGATGAGCTAGCCCTTCAGGCCCAGGCCTGCGTGCAGCAACGCCTGACGGTACATTGA
- a CDS encoding acyl-CoA dehydrogenase family protein, with amino-acid sequence MQECAFRQWLDANAEAIDRGQCEPQQVLSQIAQSQLPRVGIDPALGGSGGQITDAVEAIATIASRSLATAFVCWGQRAFIEYLLQSPNTGLRERLLPALLSGELAGATGLSNAMKFLSGIETLQVRGRPQEDGWDLEGRLHWVTNLRKSGFVVAAAIEDDAGGAPFVLAIPSDAQGLERSDDLQLMGLQSSNTAALAFHQVQLSRDWLLHDNARQFLPRVRPAFLGLQCGMAIGLARRALEEVQGHLHGRASFLDEARQVLSARLENTVSELKQGLLDERFREQPAALFKLRITLAECAADAVQLELQASGGKAYLCEYGEGFARRWRESAFVPIVTPSLVQLRAELHRQAASA; translated from the coding sequence ATGCAAGAGTGCGCATTTCGACAGTGGCTGGATGCCAATGCCGAAGCCATCGACCGTGGCCAGTGCGAGCCGCAACAGGTGCTGTCCCAGATAGCGCAGTCGCAATTGCCGCGCGTTGGCATCGACCCTGCCCTGGGCGGTTCAGGTGGCCAGATCACCGACGCGGTGGAGGCCATCGCAACCATTGCCAGCCGTTCACTGGCCACGGCCTTCGTGTGCTGGGGGCAGCGGGCCTTCATCGAATACCTGCTGCAGAGCCCCAATACCGGGCTGCGCGAACGGCTGCTGCCTGCGCTGTTGAGCGGTGAGCTGGCCGGCGCCACGGGCTTGTCCAACGCCATGAAGTTTCTTTCGGGTATCGAGACGCTACAGGTGCGCGGTCGGCCCCAGGAGGATGGCTGGGATTTGGAAGGGCGGTTGCACTGGGTGACCAACCTGCGCAAGAGCGGCTTCGTTGTAGCCGCTGCCATCGAGGATGACGCCGGTGGCGCCCCCTTCGTGCTGGCCATTCCGTCCGATGCACAAGGTCTTGAGCGCTCTGACGACCTGCAACTGATGGGCTTGCAGTCGAGTAACACCGCTGCGCTGGCCTTCCACCAGGTGCAATTGTCGCGTGACTGGTTGCTGCACGACAACGCCCGCCAATTCCTGCCCCGTGTCCGGCCGGCTTTCCTGGGGCTGCAGTGCGGCATGGCCATCGGCCTGGCGCGCAGGGCGCTGGAAGAAGTCCAGGGTCACCTGCACGGGCGCGCTTCGTTCCTGGATGAAGCCAGGCAGGTACTCAGTGCTCGCCTGGAGAACACCGTGAGTGAGCTCAAGCAAGGGCTGCTCGATGAGCGCTTCAGGGAGCAGCCGGCAGCGCTGTTCAAATTGCGCATCACCCTGGCCGAGTGCGCCGCCGATGCCGTGCAGCTTGAGCTACAGGCCAGCGGCGGCAAAGCTTACCTGTGCGAATATGGCGAAGGCTTCGCGCGGCGCTGGCGTGAGTCAGCCTTCGTGCCCATCGTCACGCCCAGCCTGGTGCAACTGCGCGCTGAACTTCATCGCCAGGCAGCATCGGCATGA
- a CDS encoding ABC transporter substrate-binding protein, which produces MCMDDCCAASSRRDFLKMSALLTAAGALPLLSSLQARAAAEPDAPVRIGYLPITDATPLLVAHNNGLFEAEGVKAERPVLLRSWAQVIEAFISGQVNVIHLLSPMTVWARYASKVPAKVVAWNHVGGSGLTVAPDITDMKQLGGKTVAIPFWYSIHNVVLQQMLADSGLTAVSKPATAALAANEVNLLVLPPSDMPPALASKRIAGYIVAEPFNALAENLKVGRVQRFTGDVWRNHACCVVFMHEHDLNNRPDWSQKVVNAIVKAQQWTREHRAEAAALLSKAGPNKYTPHDPAVLTRVLAPAASDRADYIATGAIQHQQWDEKRIDFQPYPYPSYTQELVTRLKRTLIEGNNAFLADLDPAHVAGDLVDDRFVRNAIASVGGPSVFGIADTFERSEEFAV; this is translated from the coding sequence ATGTGCATGGATGACTGCTGCGCCGCTTCTTCGCGTCGCGATTTTCTCAAGATGAGCGCACTGCTGACCGCAGCGGGCGCATTGCCGCTGCTGTCCAGCTTGCAGGCACGCGCCGCCGCCGAACCCGATGCGCCTGTGCGCATCGGTTATCTGCCCATCACCGATGCCACCCCGTTGCTGGTGGCGCACAACAATGGCCTGTTCGAGGCCGAAGGCGTCAAGGCCGAACGGCCGGTCTTGCTGCGCAGTTGGGCACAGGTGATCGAAGCGTTCATTTCCGGGCAGGTCAACGTCATCCATCTGTTGTCCCCGATGACGGTATGGGCGCGTTACGCAAGCAAGGTGCCGGCCAAAGTGGTGGCCTGGAACCATGTGGGCGGCTCGGGGCTGACGGTGGCGCCAGATATTACCGACATGAAACAGCTCGGTGGCAAGACCGTGGCCATTCCGTTCTGGTATTCGATTCATAACGTTGTGCTGCAACAGATGCTCGCGGACAGTGGCCTGACCGCCGTGTCCAAACCCGCCACAGCAGCGCTTGCCGCCAACGAAGTGAACCTGCTGGTGCTGCCTCCCTCGGACATGCCCCCGGCCCTGGCCAGCAAGCGCATCGCCGGCTACATCGTCGCCGAACCGTTCAACGCCTTGGCCGAAAACCTCAAGGTCGGGCGCGTGCAGCGCTTCACCGGGGACGTCTGGCGCAACCACGCCTGCTGCGTGGTGTTCATGCATGAACACGACCTGAACAACCGGCCGGACTGGTCGCAGAAGGTGGTCAACGCCATCGTCAAGGCCCAGCAATGGACCCGCGAGCACCGGGCCGAGGCGGCTGCTTTGCTGTCCAAGGCAGGCCCTAACAAGTACACCCCACACGACCCCGCGGTGTTGACCAGAGTGCTGGCACCTGCTGCCAGCGACCGTGCCGACTACATCGCCACCGGTGCCATACAACACCAGCAGTGGGATGAGAAACGCATCGACTTCCAGCCTTATCCGTACCCCAGCTACACCCAGGAGCTCGTCACACGGCTCAAGCGCACCTTGATCGAAGGCAACAACGCGTTTCTCGCCGACCTGGACCCGGCACACGTGGCCGGTGACCTGGTAGACGACCGTTTTGTGCGCAATGCCATCGCCAGCGTCGGGGGGCCTTCGGTCTTCGGTATTGCCGACACCTTCGAGCGCAGCGAGGAGTTCGCGGTCTGA